The following coding sequences are from one Ctenopharyngodon idella isolate HZGC_01 chromosome 17, HZGC01, whole genome shotgun sequence window:
- the znf365 gene encoding protein ZNF365: protein MQQKVCTRNTALFVKNGQACGAGAPPQLPFRCPRCGEHERFHSLSSLRAHLEYSHPFHTKHDISLLSTRDFCNTDRMEGCKISNSDMHKVRDAGTNTNSTTRGEHKHIFAADQAPSQQPANQKLTAPERSLSVGDASAGAGPLSAPVASVEKRLEGMMRTANSSMERRLLRLSSELAQTDTAILCERAHSHHLAQEKQEVLERERALSRQVDTAVMVIATLRQQLSISEHELEQREQEVVTIQKFLEAAAQHEMCGKVRLRRFIESLLRRISLAERLLEYYQSAPHRHYCTAHSVPLPSELGPHRITQSRSSGEHLEQDKEQQLLAQSGWELSEGSAGRLGYDSWSQRRRSDGYEV, encoded by the exons ATGCAGCAGAAAGTGTGCACACGCAACACAGCGCTGTTTGTGAAGAACGGTCAGGCGTGTGGAGCCGGGGCCCCTCCTCAACTTCCTTTCCGTTGCCCGCGATGCGGAGAGCACGAACGTTTCCACAGTCTTTCTTCTCTCAGAGCTCACCTTGAATACAGCCACCCGTTCCACACTAAACATGACATCAGCCTCCTATCCACAAGGGATTTCTGTAACACGGACCGTATGGAAGGCTGCAAAATCTCCAATTCCGACATGCATAAAGTACGTGATGCCGGCACCAATACTAACTCAACTACAAGAggagaacacaaacacatattcGCCGCTGACCAAGCTCCATCCCAGCAGCCCGCTAATCAAAAGCTCACGGCCCCCGAGAGGAGCCTCAGCGTTGGGGACGCATCAGCTGGTGCTGGACCCCTCTCGGCTCCAGTGGCGTCAGTGGAGAAGAGGCTGGAGGGGATGATGAGGACAGCCAATAGCAGCATGGAACGGCGTCTGCTGCGGCTGAGTTCAGAGCTGGCGCAGACGGACACGGCTATCCTGTGTGAGCGCGCTCACTCGCATCACCTGGCCCAGGAGAAACAGGAAGTGCTGGAGCGAGAGCGAGCGCTCAGCAGACAGGTAGACACCGCTGTTATGGTGATCGCCACACTGAGGCAGCAGCTCAGCATCTCGGAGCACGAGTTGGAGCAGAGAGAACA GGAAGTTGTTACCATCCAGAAGTTTCTGGAAGCAGCGGCACAGCATGAGATGTGTGGGAAGGTTCGTTTGCGACGGTTCATTGAGAGCCTCTTGCGGCGGATTTCCCTGGCCGAGAGACTACTGGAATATTATCAGAGCGCCCCCCACAGGCATTACTGCACGGCTCACTCT GTGCCTCTGCCATCAGAGCTCGGTCCACATAGAATAACACAAAGCAG GTCTTCAGGAGAGCATCTTGAGCAAGATAAAGAGCAGCAGTTACTTGCTCAGTCTGGATGGGAACTATCCGAAGGTTCTGCTGGGAGACTGGGTTACGACAGCTGGTCCCAGCGGAGGAGGTCAGATGGTTATGAGGTTTAG